The genomic window GATGCGCGACTTCCTCGCGCGAGCGCTTCCCACCCGGTAACGACCACATCGACGAGGTGGAAGGACCGGGGCGTTGGCGGCCCGTCGGGCGAAGCCTACCGGGCGGCGGGCCGTGGCCCGGGGAGGGAGGCTCAGGGCACCGGGGTGGCCGCGGCCTCCTGGGCCAGGGCCTGTGCGGTCTGCCCCCGCTTCAGCGCCTCGGCTCGCGCGGCGGTGTCCAGGTCGGCAAGGCCCTTCTCGAAGTCCTTGCCCACCAGCGCGTCCATGTCCATGAAGGCCGAGAACGCCTTGCCCATGAAGTTGTTCTTCCCTTCCATGATCCAGCTCACCTGGGTCCCCGCCTCGGACTTCGTGAGCGTGAAGGTCGTCGTGTTCGTGGCCTCGAAGGGCCTGAGGAACTCGAGCTTGAGGTAGACGCGCTCGCCGGGCGTGCTCTCCAGGATCGTCATGCGCCCCGCTCCGGCCTTGTCGTTTCCGTTCCAGGAGTAGCTGGCACCCGGGCCCGCCGTGGGACCCTCGAAGCTCCTCTTCATGTTCGGGTCGAGCTTGTCGTAGGGCGACCACTGACCCCACTGGTGGAAGTCGTTGATCATCGCGAAGACGACCTCCGGGGGCGCGCTGATCCGGGCGCTCCGCTCGATGCGGAAGCTGTCCGGGCGCGTGCTGATGAAGGCGATCGCTCCGACGACGAGCACGAGGACGGCGATTCCGATCTTGATGGCCATGAGAATGACTCCTGAAACGTTCGAGTACCGTGGATGGCCGGGTCGTTTACCCGGGCTTCATGGACACGTCGAACGAGCCCCCGGGAGATCGACACGCCCGCCGCTTTTTTTCTCAGTGCGGCCAAGTGCCTGGAATGACTGGGGGAGGGGGAGACTCGACATTCACTCCTTGCGGAGAGCGGCAATCAAGCCAGGTGGAGCAGGTCCTTTCAGGGGGGCTCCTGCGGAAAGGGCGGAGAGCACCTTCTTCCGGCCGCGCGGCGCGCCAACTGGTCCGACCATCGGACCAGTTGCGCCCAAGTGCGACCGGAACCTCCCCCTGAAAGAACCTGGTTCGGATGGCTTGGAGCGCGGCCCCCGGACCAGGAAACCACGGACGTCAGAAGGCGGTGCCGTTGCTGCGCTTGCCCGCCGAGGCCGTGAGCGAGGAGAGGGTGTTGTGCAGCACGAACCCGGCCCCCACGGTGGCATCCGGGCTCCGGTTCATCGACACGCCATCCGCCGAGGCCAGCGAGCTGGAATAGGTGTAGCTGTCGATGCTGGCGTTGGCCGTGTTCTTCAGGGTGACCGTGTCGGTGGTGTTGGCCAGGTTGAGCGTCCCGGTGGAGGCGCCCACGGCGTTGGACAGGCCCACGGGGATGCCGGAGGCCCCGCCGAACACCACCAGCGCCTTGCCGGGAGCCAGCACCGTGCCGGCAGCGAAGGTGTGACGCACGGCCGTGGCGTCCGAGAGCGTCCATCCGCCGATGTCGATGGAGGTGCCGCCCACGTTGACCACCTCGACGAACTCGCCGGAAGTCGTGGAGCCGGGCTCGTTGGCGAGAATCTCATTGAGGATGACGCGCGCGGGAGCCGCCGCGCAGGTGAAGCCATCTCCGCTGTAGCCCGGCTTGCAGGCGCACGTGCGGGAGCCCGGAATATTGGTGCAGATGGCGTTCTCGCTGCACCCGCCATTGTTGTACCCACACTCGTCGAGGTCGGCGATGACGTACTCGCTGCTACCGGAGGTGGAGAACGTCTCGTTGGGAAGAGGCGTCTGCAGGTAGCCGGACCCCGAGGCGGGATTGAGCTGCATGGAGGAATAGGTGCCCGGGAGCATACGCACCGTGAACCGTCCGTCCGAGCCGGAGGTGGGCGACAGGTAGTTGCTGCCCTCCATGCTGTACCCGTAGCCCGACAACTGAGCGCCCGCGACGGGCTGGCCACTGGTGTTGAGGACACGGCCATTGAGCAGGATGTCGGAGAGCGTCAGGTTCAACGTGGTGCTGGCGCTGAACGTGTAGGACTGCACCACCCGCTGCGAGCCATAGAAGCCGGGCGAGTTGAACTGGACGCTGATGTTGTAGGTGCCAGGGCTCAGGTTCAGCGAGTACAGGCCGGAGGCATCCGAGGTGGTGTACTGCGAGGAGCTGCCCGAGGTGGGGTTGGCGGACACCGTCGCCCCGGACACCCCGCTGCCATCGGCGAACTTCACCTGCCCGCTGAGCTTGAACGCGTTGGTGAGGACGAAGTCCTTGCTGGTGGAGACGGAGAACGTCTCGTTGGGCAAGGACGTGATGGCATAGGGGCTGCTCGCGGGGGGCGTGAGCTGCATGGAGGAGTAGGTGCCCGGGAGCATGCGCACCGTGAACCGCCCATCCGAGCCGGAGGTGGGCGACAGGTAGTTGCTGCCTTCCATGCTGTACCCGTAGCCCGACAGCTGAACGCCCGCGACGGGCTGGCCACTGGCATCGAGGACACGGCCATTGAGCAGGATGTCGGAGAGCGTCAGGTTCAGCGTGGTGCTGTTGCTGACGGTATGAGACTGCACCACCCGCTGCGAGCCATAGAAGCCGGGCGAGGTGAACTGGACGCTGATGTTGTAGGTGCCAGGAGCCACGTTCAGCGAGTACGCGCCCAGGGCATCCGAGGTGGCGTACAGCGAGGGGCCGCCCGAGGTGGAGCTGGCGGATACCGTCGCCCCGGACACTCCGCTGCCATCGGCGAACTTCACCTGCCCGCTGAGGATGACCGCGTTGGTGAGGACGAAGTCCTTGCTGGTGGAGACGGAGAACGTCTCGTTGGGCAAGGACGTGATGGCATAGGGACTTCCGGTGGGAGGCGTGAGCTGCATGGAGGAGTAGGTGCCCGGAATCATGCGCACCGTGAACCGCCCATCCGAGCCGGAGGTGGGCGACAGGTAGTTGCTGCCCTCCATGCTGTACCCGTAGCCCGACAGCTGGACGCCCGCGACGGGCTGGCCACTGGCATTGAGAACGCGGCCGGTGAGCAGGATGTCCGAGAGCGTCAGGTTCAGCGTGGCGCTGCTGCCGACGGTGTGCGACTGCACCACCCGCTGCGAGCCATAGAAGCCGGGCGAGGTGAACTGGACGCTGATGTTGTAGGTGCCGGGGATCAGGTTCAACACGTACAGGCCCGAGGCATCCGAGGTGGCGTACAGCGAGGAGCCGCCCGAGGTGGGGCTGGCGGACACCGTCGCCCCGGACAACACGCTGCCATCGGCGAACTTCACCTGCCCGCTGAGGGCAACCTGCGCCCAGGCGGAGCCGGGCAGGCACAGCAGGACCAGGGCCACGAGGGCCATTCGGTAGAGCGGGACGGCGGACTGGGGCTTCAAGGTACGACTCCGGCAAAAGGGGTTCATGGTGAGAGCCATGACATTCCCGCGAAACCGTTTTCCCAGTTTATAAGGAGACGCCAAATACTGTCGGTAAGGCGCCAGCCGTTCGTCCTGCCCCCTGCCGTCCCGGTGAGCGCTACGGCTCGGCCTCCGCCTCCCCCTCCACCGCCTCCGGCTCCGGCTCTCCGGCGGCGGGGCCAGGTTCCTCGTCAGGCGCCTCCGGCGCGTCCCGCGCATCCGCGACCTCCTGCGCGTCCTCCTCGACGGGCTCCTCCCCGTCGAAGGAGAGCACCACGCCCATGAGGATGAAGAAGAACCCGGACACGTACGCCGCCACGCGCGAGGCCATCCCCACCTTGGGAATCTTGAGTTCCTTCACCTCGAGCCCACCCCCCACGATGCCCGTCAGCACCAGGAGCGCGCCGAACACGCACATCATCACTTCAACCTTCATGGATGTCCCCGGGGCGAGTCACGCCTTCGTCCACCAGGACGACACGCGCAGACGTTCGTGACACGACAGCGGGAATCACAAACGCGGACAGCGTTCTCTTTCCGTGGAGCCCGATGCTTCTTACGAGCATCCGCACGATGAAAAGAGATACTCATGGCTGCCCCAAATATCGCCATCCAGATCGAACCCTCTGAATCGGGAAAGGCCGTCTACCTGCCCCTCGCCGCGACGACAGCGACCGGCAAGACGATGGTGAAGCTCGTGCTGCGGCTCCGGCTGGAGAACAAGGGCAGCGGCACGGTGAAGGTGAAGGCCATCCGCTTCTCCTTCCCCGGCTCATCGCAACCCGCCATGGACATGCAGGGCGTGAACATGGATGGCGGCCTCGACCTCGACGCGGGCGAGACCGCCACCTGGTCCAACGGGATGGTGGACCTGGATCCAGACCCGGACGTGAAGAACATCATCAACAATTCCGTGTACCTGACCGGCGCCGCCCCCTCGCAGGTGAAGGTCGAGGTGACCTGCAAGGATTTCTCGGAGCCCGCGACGGTCACCCTGTCACTGGCGGCACATCAGAGCCCTGTCGCCGGGGAGGCCTACCGCTTCCCCTACGCGGCTGGCGAGCTGCGCGACGACGAGTACTACCAGACCTCCGCCGTCCACTGGGCCAACGGCGGCGCGGGGGGGACGCAGATCTTCGCGCATGACATCGGCGTCGTGGGCTGGGACAGCAAGGCCAAGAAGTGGTCCGGCCTCCTGCCTGGCGGTGACAGGCTGAAGAACGAGGACTACCGCATCTGGAACAAGCCCATCCGGGCCATGGCGGACGGTACCGTCGAGGCCTGGTCCGATGGCATGGAGGACAACACCCTCTCCGCCGACGAGGATGGCAACCTCCAGTTCCCCGTCCCGACGCCCTCGCCGGTGGGTGGCAACACCCTCACCGTCAGGCACGGCACCGAGCTGGTGACGTACTGCCACCTGCGCAAGGGCTCCATGCCCGAGGAGCTGAAGAAGAAGGGCACGCCCGTGTCGGAAGGCCAATTGCTGGGGCGCGCCGGCAATACGGGCAACAGCACGAATCCGCACACGCACATCCAGAGCGTCCGCGCCTCCGACTCGGCGCTGCGGCCCTTGCCGTTCCGCGACGCCTCGGTGATCGAATTCGGCAAGCTCTCGCCGCCGAGCGCCGACGGCCCGTGGTTCCGGCTCCAGGGTCACGGCATCCCCAAGGACGCCGTCGCCATCTGGCCCGCTTCCACGTCACCGGGCTTCCCCGTGCCAATGGTCGGCATCTCCATGGAGGGCGACTGGGCCAACTCCTACTTCATCCGTCCCGACCTCCCCAGCTTCCAGAAGACGGCGCAGGACCTGTTCGACCAGAAGGGCCGGCGGCTCATCCGCGCGACGACCTTCCTGGAGAAGGGCGTGCGCCGCTGGGTCGGCATCTCGCGCGCTGGCGACTGGGCCAACCAGTGGTGGGTCAGCCCGAGCCTGGCCCACTTCCAGAAGACGGCGCAGGACCTGTTCGACCAGAAGGGGCTGCGGCTGATCTACGTCAGCAGCTTCGTCGAGGGCGGCAAGCGCTCGTGGATCGGCATCTCGCGCGGCGGTGACTGGGCCAATCGCCTCATCATCCAGGACGACCTGGCCAGCTTCTCCAAGGAGGCCCAACACCTGTTCGACGACCAGGGCCTGCGCCTCATCCACGTCATGACCTGGCTGGAGGGCGGCAAGCGCCGGTGGCTCGGGATTTCACGCGCCGGCTCCTGGGCGAACAAATGGTGGATCAGCCCGGACCTGGGACACTTCTCCACCCGCGCGCAGCAGCTCTTCGACAACGAGGGCAAGCGCCTCGTCCACGTGACGACGTACCAGGAGGGCTCCAAGCGCAGGTGGGTGGGAATCTCGCGCTCCGGCACCTGGGCCAACCGCTGGTTCCACCGCTCCGATCTGGACTCCTTCGGCCTCGAGGCCCAGCGCCTCTTCGACGACAAGCACCTGCGCCTGGTGCACGTGGAGCCACTCGAATAGGAGGACCCTCCGGGTTGACGCGCTCCGTCATTCAGGGCTCCTCGCGGGCCCACGAGCGGCTCAGGGAGAGCGAGCCCCCGAGCGGAACCGTCCCTCCCGGACGGCCCTGGCGAGGGTGCTCGCGGCCACCTCGCAGTCGTCCGCGGAGCAGATGGCGGACACCACCGAGACGCCGTCCGCTCCCGCGGCGATGACGTCCGCGGCGTTGGCGGAGGTGATGCCACCGATGGCGACGACCGGGACGGGCAGCTGGCGCCGCAAGCGGGCGAACGCCTCCAGTCCGAGCGCCGGGGTGGCGTCCGCCTTGGAGGTGGTGGGGAAGAGCGGTCCCACGCCCGCGTAGTCCACCACCGAGGGGTCCAACGTGGACAGGTCTCCCGGCCCGGTAATGGAGAGCCCCACCAGGGCGTCGGGCCCGAGCAGGCGCCTGGCCACCTCGGGCGGCAGGTCGCCTTGTCCCACGTGGACGCCGTCGGCGCCCAGCGCCAGCGCCAGGTCCACCCGGTCATTGACGATGAGCGGCACCCCGAGCGGCCGGAGCCGCTGCAGCAGCACCCGGCCCAGCTCCAGCGTCTCGCGCGCCGGAGCGTCCTTCTCGCGCAGCTGCACCACGGTGGCTCCGCCCCGTACGGCGGAGAGCACCACGTCCACCAGCTCGCGCCCGCGCGACAGGGAGCGATCCGTGACGAGGTAGACGGACAGGTCGGGCACTCGGCGGGGCATGGCGGGCCTCCTCAGCGCACGCGGGCACGGGCCCGCACGGTGACCTCGTCCAACATGTAGAGCGCGTCCAACAGGTGCAGCTGCAAGGAGCCCGGTCCCTTGGAGTGCTCGGCGGCGAGCTCGCCCGCGATCCCCAGCACGGTGAGGGCCTGCGCGGCGGCCAGCACCGCGTCGGGCTCCACCGCCAGGAAGGCGCCCACGAGCGCGGACGCCGTGCACCCCATGCCCGTCACCCGGGGCATGAGCGGGTGGCCGTTCTCCACCGCCACCACGCGGGAGCCATCGGTGATGAAGTCCGTCCGGCCGGTGACGGCCACCACGGTGCCCAGACTGGAGGCCAGCCGCCGAGCCGCCTCGAGCGAGTCCTCGGAGGACTGGGTGCTGTCCACCCCGCGCGTGGCCTCCGCCTCGCCGGCCACCGCGAGCACCTCCGAGGCGTTGCCGCGGATGACGGCCGGAGCCTGGCGCGCCAGCTCGGCCGCGGTGGTGGTGCGGTAGCGCGTGGCCCCGGCGCCCACGGGATCCAACACCCAGGGCACCTGCGAGCGGCGCGCGGATTGGATGGCCAGATGCATGCCCTCCACCCAGTGCGAAGAGAGCGTGCCGATGTTCACCACCAGCGCCTGCGAGATGGCCGCGAAGTCCGCCACCTCCTCGCGCGCGTGCACCATGGCGGGCGACGCTCCCACGGCGAGCAGGGCATTGGCCGTGTTGTTCATCACGACGTAGTTGGTGATGTTGTGCACGAGCGGCGACCGCTCCCGCACCCGCCTCAACGACTCCCAGACGCCTGCGCTCAGGTCCAACGCGAGTTCCTCCTGGCGCGTCATCTCGCACCATCGCGCCAGGTGCAAGAGCGGGAACTTGCGTCGGGTACACCGCGAGTCGTGGATGGGATAAAGCTCCCGCACCCTCGTTCCGGGTCCCTACCCCAGGAGTCTGTCGTGCCGTATCCGCGCCTCGTCTTCGCCACCCTCGTCCTGCTGTTGTGCCAGAGCGCGCCCGTGTTCGCGGCCGCGCCGCCGAAGGCGGAGCAGCACCGCATCACCCTGGCCTCGGGGGTGAAGATTCGCGCCACGCCCGCCGCTGGCGGGCAGGAGGTGACCCGGCTCCCCATCGGCACGGAGCTGCGCGAGCTCGAGCGCTCCGAGCGGCAGGAAACGGTGGGGGACAAGACGGACCACTGGTACCGCGTCGCCACGGCCGAGGGGAAGGAGGGCTGGGTGTTCGGAGCCTTCGTCCGGCCCTTCGACCCGGAGCAGCGGGTGGGTATCTATCTGCAGATCGCCAGTCAGCGCATGGAGGACCAGAATGCGTCCTTTCTGGACCGGGCGGATGTGGCCAACTTCCTGAAGCGTGTGACGGAGAAGGAGACCGACAAGGCGAAGCTGGCGATGTTGGAGCTGGCGCGCTGGCGTGCGGTGAGCTGGGCGCTGGAAGCCATCACCCCGGACCTGCCACAGACGGTGTACGAGCCCTGGGCGAAGCGGCAGGGCGAGGCGCTGGTGAACAGCGAGCTGTCGGGAGGGTGGATCCTGAAGAGCGGCTTCCTGTGGAAGCTCGAGGAGAAGTACCGGGGCCTGCCCGAGGCCGAGGCGTTCGCCTGGGATGCGGTGAAGGCGCCCATCGAGGGCGAGTGCGAGGGATATGCGCCGTGCAGCCTGAACCTGGCCCAGACGATGGAGGGCGAGTACCTGCGGCGCTACCCCGCCGGGCCGCATGCGGAGGAAGCCCTGAAGGGGCTCTCGGAGGTGCTGACCCTGGACGAAAGCATCACCGAGCTGGACAAGGACGGACGCGCCGAGCTGCACAAGGAGCTGAAGGCGCTGGAGAAGGCGCTCGCCAAGGTGAAGCCCGAGCAGAAGAAGACGGTCGTGGAGAAGATCAAGGCCATGCGGAAGGCCACGGGCGGCTGACGCGTCATCCGCCAGCGCC from Archangium lipolyticum includes these protein-coding regions:
- the thiE gene encoding thiamine phosphate synthase, which codes for MPRRVPDLSVYLVTDRSLSRGRELVDVVLSAVRGGATVVQLREKDAPARETLELGRVLLQRLRPLGVPLIVNDRVDLALALGADGVHVGQGDLPPEVARRLLGPDALVGLSITGPGDLSTLDPSVVDYAGVGPLFPTTSKADATPALGLEAFARLRRQLPVPVVAIGGITSANAADVIAAGADGVSVVSAICSADDCEVAASTLARAVREGRFRSGARSP
- a CDS encoding SH3 domain-containing protein; protein product: MPYPRLVFATLVLLLCQSAPVFAAAPPKAEQHRITLASGVKIRATPAAGGQEVTRLPIGTELRELERSERQETVGDKTDHWYRVATAEGKEGWVFGAFVRPFDPEQRVGIYLQIASQRMEDQNASFLDRADVANFLKRVTEKETDKAKLAMLELARWRAVSWALEAITPDLPQTVYEPWAKRQGEALVNSELSGGWILKSGFLWKLEEKYRGLPEAEAFAWDAVKAPIEGECEGYAPCSLNLAQTMEGEYLRRYPAGPHAEEALKGLSEVLTLDESITELDKDGRAELHKELKALEKALAKVKPEQKKTVVEKIKAMRKATGG
- a CDS encoding carboxypeptidase regulatory-like domain-containing protein, whose product is MKPQSAVPLYRMALVALVLLCLPGSAWAQVALSGQVKFADGSVLSGATVSASPTSGGSSLYATSDASGLYVLNLIPGTYNISVQFTSPGFYGSQRVVQSHTVGSSATLNLTLSDILLTGRVLNASGQPVAGVQLSGYGYSMEGSNYLSPTSGSDGRFTVRMIPGTYSSMQLTPPTGSPYAITSLPNETFSVSTSKDFVLTNAVILSGQVKFADGSGVSGATVSASSTSGGPSLYATSDALGAYSLNVAPGTYNISVQFTSPGFYGSQRVVQSHTVSNSTTLNLTLSDILLNGRVLDASGQPVAGVQLSGYGYSMEGSNYLSPTSGSDGRFTVRMLPGTYSSMQLTPPASSPYAITSLPNETFSVSTSKDFVLTNAFKLSGQVKFADGSGVSGATVSANPTSGSSSQYTTSDASGLYSLNLSPGTYNISVQFNSPGFYGSQRVVQSYTFSASTTLNLTLSDILLNGRVLNTSGQPVAGAQLSGYGYSMEGSNYLSPTSGSDGRFTVRMLPGTYSSMQLNPASGSGYLQTPLPNETFSTSGSSEYVIADLDECGYNNGGCSENAICTNIPGSRTCACKPGYSGDGFTCAAAPARVILNEILANEPGSTTSGEFVEVVNVGGTSIDIGGWTLSDATAVRHTFAAGTVLAPGKALVVFGGASGIPVGLSNAVGASTGTLNLANTTDTVTLKNTANASIDSYTYSSSLASADGVSMNRSPDATVGAGFVLHNTLSSLTASAGKRSNGTAF
- the thiM gene encoding hydroxyethylthiazole kinase, which encodes MDLSAGVWESLRRVRERSPLVHNITNYVVMNNTANALLAVGASPAMVHAREEVADFAAISQALVVNIGTLSSHWVEGMHLAIQSARRSQVPWVLDPVGAGATRYRTTTAAELARQAPAVIRGNASEVLAVAGEAEATRGVDSTQSSEDSLEAARRLASSLGTVVAVTGRTDFITDGSRVVAVENGHPLMPRVTGMGCTASALVGAFLAVEPDAVLAAAQALTVLGIAGELAAEHSKGPGSLQLHLLDALYMLDEVTVRARARVR
- a CDS encoding M23 family metallopeptidase, yielding MAAPNIAIQIEPSESGKAVYLPLAATTATGKTMVKLVLRLRLENKGSGTVKVKAIRFSFPGSSQPAMDMQGVNMDGGLDLDAGETATWSNGMVDLDPDPDVKNIINNSVYLTGAAPSQVKVEVTCKDFSEPATVTLSLAAHQSPVAGEAYRFPYAAGELRDDEYYQTSAVHWANGGAGGTQIFAHDIGVVGWDSKAKKWSGLLPGGDRLKNEDYRIWNKPIRAMADGTVEAWSDGMEDNTLSADEDGNLQFPVPTPSPVGGNTLTVRHGTELVTYCHLRKGSMPEELKKKGTPVSEGQLLGRAGNTGNSTNPHTHIQSVRASDSALRPLPFRDASVIEFGKLSPPSADGPWFRLQGHGIPKDAVAIWPASTSPGFPVPMVGISMEGDWANSYFIRPDLPSFQKTAQDLFDQKGRRLIRATTFLEKGVRRWVGISRAGDWANQWWVSPSLAHFQKTAQDLFDQKGLRLIYVSSFVEGGKRSWIGISRGGDWANRLIIQDDLASFSKEAQHLFDDQGLRLIHVMTWLEGGKRRWLGISRAGSWANKWWISPDLGHFSTRAQQLFDNEGKRLVHVTTYQEGSKRRWVGISRSGTWANRWFHRSDLDSFGLEAQRLFDDKHLRLVHVEPLE
- a CDS encoding SRPBCC family protein, with protein sequence MAIKIGIAVLVLVVGAIAFISTRPDSFRIERSARISAPPEVVFAMINDFHQWGQWSPYDKLDPNMKRSFEGPTAGPGASYSWNGNDKAGAGRMTILESTPGERVYLKLEFLRPFEATNTTTFTLTKSEAGTQVSWIMEGKNNFMGKAFSAFMDMDALVGKDFEKGLADLDTAARAEALKRGQTAQALAQEAAATPVP